One Solanum lycopersicum chromosome 4, SLM_r2.1 DNA window includes the following coding sequences:
- the LOC101249634 gene encoding uncharacterized protein isoform X1: MMWDEWGNDFGQEYEEEQQQQQQEEDDSYLKFDFLSVLSKPKDYYRILEVDYDATEEVIRSNFIRLALKWHPDKQKDQDSSTSKFQEINEAYQVLSDPVKRQEYDNKGMLRAYDYNIVEYLNRYKGLILTCNGLGMKHSIW, from the exons atgatGTGGGACGAGTGGGGCAATGATTTTGGACAAGAATATGAGGAAgaacagcagcagcagcagcaagaAGAAGATGATTCTTATCTTAAATTTGATTTCTTGTCAGTGTTGTCTAAACCCAAG GATTACTATAGAATACTGGAAGTGGATTATGATGCCACGGAGGAGGTCATTCGATCCAATTTTATCCGTCTTGCGTTG AAATGGCATCCGGATAAGCAAAAAGATCAGGATAGTTCTACCTCAAAGTTTCAGGAAATAAATGAGGCGTACCAAG TTCTGAGTGATCCTGTGAAACGACAAGAATATGACAACAAAGGGATGCTACGAGCCTATGATTACAATATCGTC GAATACCTTAATCGCTACAAGGGTCTTATTCTAACGTGTAACGGTCTTGGTATGAAGCACTCAATATGGTAA
- the LOC101249634 gene encoding uncharacterized protein isoform X2 — protein MMWDEWGNDFGQEYEEEQQQQQQEEDDSYLKFDFLSVLSKPKKWHPDKQKDQDSSTSKFQEINEAYQVLSDPVKRQEYDNKGMLRAYDYNIVEYLNRYKGLILTCNGLGMKHSIW, from the exons atgatGTGGGACGAGTGGGGCAATGATTTTGGACAAGAATATGAGGAAgaacagcagcagcagcagcaagaAGAAGATGATTCTTATCTTAAATTTGATTTCTTGTCAGTGTTGTCTAAACCCAAG AAATGGCATCCGGATAAGCAAAAAGATCAGGATAGTTCTACCTCAAAGTTTCAGGAAATAAATGAGGCGTACCAAG TTCTGAGTGATCCTGTGAAACGACAAGAATATGACAACAAAGGGATGCTACGAGCCTATGATTACAATATCGTC GAATACCTTAATCGCTACAAGGGTCTTATTCTAACGTGTAACGGTCTTGGTATGAAGCACTCAATATGGTAA